Proteins encoded within one genomic window of Eurosta solidaginis isolate ZX-2024a chromosome 1, ASM4086904v1, whole genome shotgun sequence:
- the aqz gene encoding serine/threonine-protein kinase pakD, with amino-acid sequence MTYSHNSVSNNLKMTTTAAAAAATTNRLKNVSYGGGGGAGCVSNGSSSRNSPRTTTSPITAHSNSIASSTNYQYFYQNQQQQLQDVLSSSPPGHPMSSGSSTSSSCSDSSLGSTGMGGGNFSSRQRKQQQRKQQQQSQSHTQSQFQVQQRNSPPPKSDSVFFSNNNHYQMYFGGSGRRVGSNQKQRDGQRSPSNAQIQQQIRQSAAVILGGGSPTIINSSGGSSAGRKQRAKFTMNNSPLFGKVSPTQLLIPSALTHFAGSKCFDAPAPTALPKPPQHWTLSKTATAAEEKAIASSAGPGLHSITTARNPALAADAHTYSGHVVKHSKRNLLDDFDTHNLKLLLNVQS; translated from the coding sequence ATGACATACTCGCACAATAGCGTtagtaataatttaaaaatgACAACAACCGCAGCAGCAGCAGCGGCAACAACAAATCGATTAAAAAATGTATCGTATGGTGGAGGTGGTGGCGCCGGTTGTGTTAGCAATGGCAGCAGCAGCCGCAACTCGCCACGAACAACAACATCACCTATAACTGCACATTCCAACAGTATTGCCAGCAGTACAAATTATCAATACTTTtatcaaaaccaacaacaacaattacaagatGTGTTGAGTTCTTCACCACCTGGTCATCCAATGTCATCGGGCTCATCAACGTCATCGTCATGCAGTGATTCATCATTAGGTTCTACAGGTATGGGCGGTGGAAATTTTTCGTCACGTCAACGTAAGCAACAACAACGGAAGCAGCAACAGCAATCCCAATCGCATACGCAATCCCAGTTCCAGGTGCAACAACGCAATTCACCACCACCTAAGAGCGATAGCGTTTTCTTTAGTAATAATAATCATTATCAAATGTATTTTGGTGGCAGCGGTAGACGTGTCGGCAGTAATCAAAAACAGCGTGACGGTCAAAGATCTCCATCCAACGCTCAAATACAACAGCAAATACGTCAATCGGCAGCTGTAATATTGGGTGGCGGTAGCCCCACTATTATTAATAGCAGCGGTGGTAGTAGTGCCGGACGAAAACAGCGTGCAAAGTTTACAATGAATAATAGCCCATTATTTGGTAAAGTATCACCAACTCAATTGCTCATACCCAGTGCGTTGACGCATTTTGCTGGTAGTAAATGTTTTGATGCACCAGCACCAACAGCATTACCAAAACCACCACAACATTGGACGCTTAGCAagacagcaacagcagcagaggAGAAAGCCATAGCCAGCAGCGCTGGTCCTGGCCTACATAGCATAACAACAGCGCGTAATCCAGCACTGGCAGCTGATGCACACACCTATAGTGGTCATGTGGTAAAGCATTCTAAACGCAATTTGCTCGATGATTTCGATACGCACAATTTGAAATTGTTGCTTAATGTGCAATCGTAA